In Tenrec ecaudatus isolate mTenEca1 chromosome 4, mTenEca1.hap1, whole genome shotgun sequence, a single window of DNA contains:
- the SMIM38 gene encoding small integral membrane protein 38, translating into MASELWESSGTDPLLLLLVVILLARFLLWACLGTFVDYRLARRHPRKPKED; encoded by the coding sequence ATGGCCTCAGAGCTCTGGGAGAGCTCAGGCACcgatcccctcctcctcctgctggtGGTCATCCTGCTGGCCCGCTTCCTCCTCTGGGCCTGTCTCGGGACCTTTGTCGACTACAGGCTGGCCCGGCGGCACCCCCGCAAGCCCAAGGAGGACTAG